CGGAAACTTGTGCACATGGGGTCGCTCATTGCCGGAGGCATCGGTTTTATCTCTATGTATTTTGTGCCTTCGCCCCAGTGGCTTATCCTTTCGTTTACCCTGGTTGGTTTTGCTTGGGGGAGCATTCTCTCTATGCCCTATGCCATGTTGTCGAGTTCGGTAGACCCTAAAAAGATGGGGGTAATTATGGGGATTTTCAATATGTTTATCGTAATTCCTCAAATCGTTGCTGCACTTGGTGGGGTCAATATTGCCTACAAACTATTGGGTAACCAAACCATTCACGCGATGATAGTGGCAGGGATCAGTTTGGTCATTGCGGGTTTGTGCAATCTGTTGATTACCAACAAAAATGCGATTACCTATCAGCCCAATGAAGTGGTAACATCAACGAAGTAAGTATAATAGAGTTTTTAGCGGGGCAAGTACCAAGGCAGAATTAAACATGCCTAATGAATAGGTGTAACTACTTTATGATGAGCAAGTTACTCTTACTTGTAGCTTATTACTTGCTGCTACTTATATGCCTTTAAGCATACGGCAAGGATGTGTCATGCCTTTTGAGGTGGTGTGTGAGTAGTTATCTCAGGAAGAATCAATAGAGGTTTTTAGGAGGGCTAAGTGTGGCTTTCATGCCTTATCTACTTTCAAGATATTGAGGGGCAAAACTCCCACTTTACTTTTAATTGTTTTTACATCTTTCATTGTTTTCATGTCACTACAGTTTATAAACCAATTGATCATTATCAATATTTTTTTGTTGGTGTACAAATCATTGAATAACTGGAGTATTTGAAGCAACGCAGCATAGGATGAAGAGTGATATTGGAGAAACTGTAAATTTACTGATATTGGTTTGTGGCTTACTTGTATGTATGCTTCGAGCCAATCTTTTACTTGTTGATAAAAAGCAGTAATGTGTTCACTGTCTTCTCCATAAATTTCGAAGAGGTTTGTATGTCTATTGAATAAAATATAGCTTTTTCCCTCTTTGTCTTTCATTCTTAAATCGTCCATAAGTATTTCTAAATAAAATAGTGTAATTGTGTGTTCAGTGTAAATACTTTAAAAAGGAAAGAATAGGTGGAAAGAATCGTTCAACGTTTGATTCTGTTCGATAAAAGAATGAAAACCCTTCTTTTTTGTCATATTCAATCCAAAACTGATTTTTTAGATTCTCTATAAATTTACTTTCCCGAAAGTTTGCCTGCTTTGTAGCAAGGGTGTATACTTATACCATGTCAAAGTTTACAAATAAAGTAATATGGATTACGGGGGCTTCTTCAGGCATTGGAGAAGCCCTGGCTTATCATTTTGCCGCACAAAATGCCCGGCTTGTACTATCGGCACGCCGCCAAACTGAGCTCGAACGAGTAAAAAAACAATGTGGTGCTGCTGCCGATGTATTGGTATTGCCCCTTGACCTTGCCCAAAGCAACACTTTTGCCGATAAAGTAGCCGAAGTGGTTCAAAAATTTGGGCAAATAGATTACCTCATCAATAACGGTGGCATCAGTCAGCGGAGCCTTATCAAAGAGACACTCGCCGAGGTAGATCGCCAGATTATGGAAGTCAAT
This window of the Microscilla marina ATCC 23134 genome carries:
- a CDS encoding DUF1987 domain-containing protein, with protein sequence MDDLRMKDKEGKSYILFNRHTNLFEIYGEDSEHITAFYQQVKDWLEAYIQVSHKPISVNLQFLQYHSSSYAALLQILQLFNDLYTNKKILIMINWFINCSDMKTMKDVKTIKSKVGVLPLNILKVDKA